Part of the Carassius auratus strain Wakin linkage group LG28B, ASM336829v1, whole genome shotgun sequence genome, CTCTGTTTCATCTCTCATGTTGTGTTTTCCTCCCCCACATGTTCCAGTTTTACAGTTCCagttttttacagtctatggccAATTATCAGGTTGTGCATCAGTAATAATGGTCTGTGAGGAAACAGTTTACAGAGTAAATTaactaaatgattattattattattatgcccaTATTTGTTTTTTCCTATTCCTGTCCATATTTAGTTACATTGATTCCAGCTGGGATAATTAGTTACTGTGTATATAACCGACCAAGTAGTAATAATTATTAGTTTCTGTTAGTTTCATATTTCAAGACACTCCACTCAAAGTTTTACTTACTAGTGTAAGaaaattgtgtttattgttttaatttctaCACATTTCTATAGtctttctatataaatatatgatctgaaatgcttgattaAGAATCTTAGCAGATTTTAAACTACAAAATGAAGTCCAGGACTagtgtttatagttttttttatagttaaaggggggggtgaaatgctcgttttcactcaatatcctgttaatcttgagtacctatagagtagtactgcatccttcataactccaaaaagtctttatttttattatatttataagagaaagatagtctgtaccgatttttcccggaaaaacactagcgcctagaggcgtgacatgtgggcggagctaaagaatcacgagcgccagtaggcttttgtgttgagagcatgtggaagctgtgacacagatccagaggctgaaatttaacaagagcagcatcagcaaaggcggtatgctatgtggtatgtactgaaaatgtatatatttgctcagcggttttggaaaattactaagttccactttatgtcgtcttttttttttttttttttttttttagctgtaacgttacatgtggaaagtgcagtttgatgacaacatcgcatgttgtttacttgatgtgcttacgcgctgatagctaagttaacaacacagagatatttgaagcagttttactcaccgcatgtggttccagcacacgatcgtgacccttttccgttgggactgcattatccttaagaaataaacgacgtgcaatccgaaatgcagggaacaaacaaaaacacttgcacaactccgttgatgttctgtaaaaataaactccatccactggtcccttaatgctgtttctcttttggtaatctgtgcagggttgtcttgccctggcaaccaaaaacacacttcttttgtgacttttcgcgacgctctcgctctgatcagtgaatcgctctgatcagtgaaatgtctgtgctcagcctctctctgctctgctatatgggagcgcgcgctcttccggcagaagagcgcgcacttaggacccatataaggaaattccgctccatctaacgtcacacaaagccatactcgaaaaaaactttccgaaacttgtgacaaaccggaagaggtttttttggaacaaaaatactccttcaaacgtacaacttaatttttgaaactttgtccatgtttagcatgggaatccaactctttaacagtgtaaaaaactcagtatgcatgaaatagcatttcacccccctttaacagCATTATGGTACTCGTTGTTTGGTTAAAAGAACAGATTCTACCATCCAAGTAATTGAGGAAAACTttgagagaacaaaataaataacctGACATTGTTTTTATGCTACAATTAGCTTTTTTAATGTAAGAATGGTCAGTCTagattaattgtattaatcagttctttaaaacttaaaatcaatgacaatttgtttatttatctaaCAGGGAAAAGACAAGGACTTTGGAACCAGAGTCAGACCAGATCAATGGCAAGAAGAGAATAAAACAATTTCTTCTCTATTTCACATGCTTCATCTTGAAGACAGACACCATCATAAACTGAGAGCTGCTGATGTTCTTCAGATAACTGAACATTCATTACAGTCTCATGAGTCTTGTCCTGAAGAAGAGCTGATCCAGACTTTTATAAAAAAACTACTGTTGATGAACTACAGAGCAAGATATATCAATGTTAATAAGGCTAAAGAACAGGTTCAAGTACAACAAAGAGACAATAACTCTGAAGATGAGGATACtatatttgataatttttttaaagaaaaatcttCATCAAACAAAGGAACATGTCAATCTGATCTCATTCACCCAATGGATGTTCAGATGGCTGTGTTTCATTGTGCTGATGGTTTCCTGAAGCAGCTGATGGTGACTAAACTGTCCCAGTGTCAGTACGCTCTGCCTCTCCTTGTTCCTGATCCAGTCACAAAACAGATTGAGTTTCCTCTCTGGACATTCAGACAAATCAACAAGAGCTGGAAGATGAGAAACACCAACAATGAGACCATCAGTAAATCCCAGCCGATCTACAAGGCAGAAACTCCGATGGTGTTTTTCTTCAGATTTGGCTCTGTGTCTTCATCCAAGTCTCAGCTGATGAACAGTCTGATCAATGAGAAACACAACACGTTCTTCCACAGGAACTGTCCAGGGAGCAGCAGAACCAGAGTCCTGATGGATGGAGTGGTGGAGATCGCCTGGTTCTGCCCTTCTGGAACAAATGATGATAAATTCACTGACTGTGTTGCCTTCTGTAATCTACATGGTGATGCAGGAGACCATGAGAAACAGCTGCAGATCCTCACTGAAATGGCATCAGTCAATGTTGTTGTTCTACCACAACCTCAGAGAAATGACAGTGCAACAAAAATCCAAAAACTCTTCAAGTCTAAAAAGCCactcatttgtatttttactgaGGATGAATCTACTGTCACTGAGCTGAAGAAAGGGAAATTCAAAATTGGTTTGAAAGACAGAAATCAAGCAGATGTATCTGAAGAACTCAGAAGAGCTATAAAAGATTGTCTTTCCCAATCATCTTCCACTTTCAGACTTGAAGATGTGTCCAAATATTCAAACATCAGAGTAGATGAGGAAGAAAATGATGACTGCGGGAatggaagagaagcagcacagcAGATGATGAGTTTACTGGAGAATAAAGATCTGACAGAAATCAAAGAATCATTTCTGCCTCATCAGGGGAAACTGTGGCATCAGTGGAGTCAGAAGAACAAAGAACTACATCGTCCTCAAAAAGATGAGATAGAAATGGACATCAGTAGAAAACAAACAGATTTGAATAAAATGCGTGAACAGCAGCATGAATCTGACATCAGTGAGTTCATGAAGCTCTTTATTAATGAAATTTGTTCAAATGCTGTAACtaaaaagatatattttctgaaatggcTTGAAATATTCCTGGATGAATATATTGCTGCCGATTTTTCTACAATACATAAATATGATGAAAAGTGGTCAACCGTTGTCAGATTGGAAGAGAATTCTGATAAATTTGAGCAACTGACAACTGAACAAACTGCACTTCAGAGAAAATCTGAGGAACTTCAAGCTGCAGCCTTTGGTTTGGAGCACATCATGAGGGAGATCGGTCAGATCTATGAATCATGTTCATCAGTGAATAAGAACAAGAAAGATCTGGAGGTCCACTTCTATTCTCTCCCGAGTCTTGCAGCAGAGATGATGATCTCTGGATTTCCTCTGGAGCTGATGGATGGAGATGCTGCTCATGTTCCTGTGATCTGGATCTCTGCTGTTCTAGATGAACTCGTCCAGAAACTGGGAGACCAGCGAGTCTTTGTGCTGTCAGTTTTAGGGCTTCAGAGCTCTGGGAAATCCACCATGCTGAACGCCATGTTTGGACTTGAGTTTGCTGTCAGTGCTGGAAGATGCACCAGAGGAGCTTTCATGCAGCTGGTCAGAGTATCAGAAGAGATGAAGACACAGCTGAACTTTGACTACATTCTGGTTGTTGATACTGAGGGTCTTTGTGCTCCAGAACTGGCTGGGAAATCAACAAGAGATCATGACAATGAATTGGCCACATTTGTTGTAGGTCTTGCAAATCTGACACTGATCAATATTTTTGGAGAAAATCCTTCTGAAATGCAGGAGATTCTTCAGATTATTCTTCAGGCCTTCATGAGGATGAAGAAGGTCAGACTGAAtcccagctgtgtgtttgtgcatcagaACGTTTCAGACGTCACAGCTGGAGAGAAAAACAGGAAGGGCAGGAGACGACTGCAGGAGACACTGGATGAGATGGCAAAACTTGCAGCTGAAGAGGAAGTTTATGATGCAGAATGTTTCAGTGATGTCATTAGATTTGATGTTCAGAAAGATGTGAAGTATTTTGCTCATCTCTGGGAGGGAAACCCACCCATGGCACCACTGAACCCAAAGTACTGTGAGAACATTCAAGAACTAAAAGAAACTATTATGTCTCATGCAGCAAAATCCAATAAAATGATGCTGATAGAATTAAAAGATCGTATTAAAGATCTCTGGGAGGCTTTACTGAATGAACGATTTGTCTTTAGCTTCAGAAATTCTCTGGAGATTTCAGCCTACAGGAAACTGGAGACCGAATACAGCAAGTGGTCCTGGAGTCTACGCAGTGCCATGATGGAGACTGAGAACAAACTACACAACAAAATAGAAAATCAAGTAATTCATGAGATTGAAGAAACTGATCTTCAAGGAGAACTGAAGGAGACAAGTGAAGAAGTTGAAAAATCAATGTCAGAATTCTTTGAGAAAGACACTGATGCAAATATACTGATTCAGTGGAAATcatcatttgaaatcaaaataaaaaatgttcaggaAAGCATTGTGAAAGAAACTAAGAGAAAATTAAATGAGATTCTTCAGCAGAGAGACCTGAAGAAAAAGATTGATGCCCAGAGGACAAATCATGAAAACACTCTCTATGAAAAGAGCAAAGAACTTGCCTTAAAACTTAAACAGAAAGCAAATGATGAAGAAACACTGAAAAAAGAGTTTGATTTGTTTTGGGAACAGAGTGTAAAGAAGATCATGAGAGAAACTCCTTCAATCAAAGACATTGACATAATAACAGATGTAAAAAGGCTTCTCAGTGACATGCATCAGGGATACCTCACTGTAGAACAGATAAAAGAGGACATTGAAGACAGTATTTTCAATGTGATAAGTTatcataaatacattattttaaaaaggtcgACAAAAAAAGAGATTAGAGATACTGTAAAAGATCCTTGTCAAACAGTAAATGCATCATTTGGAAATGATCAAAGTTTGTCTCCAGCGGACGAAGCCCAGATCAGATCATTAGTCACAGATGTTGTTCAGCAGACAGACAAAATGATtcagtcatttaacatttcaaagATGGGCTACAACATCAGCTGCGTTCAAAAACTCACAGGTTACATCAAGACAAGAGTAACAGAACATCAGACAGTACAAATGAAATATGTGTTCAAGAAACAGTTCTTTGTGGATTTAGATCTGTCCATCTTTAAAAGAGCAAAGGAGAAGATCACTGACCAACACAGACTGTTCAGGGAAGCCAATGATCCTGTTCTCTATTTGgagaggagaagggaagagtACTACAGTATTTTCCAGAAATACTGTCGTGGAGCTGCATCAGCTGCCATTTTTGGAGAGATCATCTGTCAGAAACTGAAAGAGCCCATTGAGCAGAGTGTCTACAAGAAGACTGCCAAAGATTTGGCAGATGAAATGAGATCAAACTGTGAATCACTGAATGGAAACAGATCAAATCTGGAGAAACACATCATGAAGACACTGGCAGAGGAGGAGGACTTTGACAAATACATGAACTACATTCATAATCCCAGAGATCACTTCAAGAGTTTCATCAGAGATGAAGTCTGTCGGTACATCACTGATAAATTCAGTGTCAGTGTTTTACCAAAGATGAAGGAGAACATTGAACTTCTGCAGCAGAAGATCATGAAAGCAGCTCATGAATCCACTAAACATGTTCAAGAGAAGAGAGAAGATGAATCTACTGAACATGTCAAAGTCAACAGTGGGGATGTTAGTTTGTG contains:
- the LOC113067756 gene encoding interferon-induced very large GTPase 1-like; protein product: MADREGRSSERKTMDRRNRSQSMDGRPKMDRSPDLDCPYKNEPKIKERKKNITSSATEEKHGGKDKDFGTRVRPDQWQEENKTISSLFHMLHLEDRHHHKLRAADVLQITEHSLQSHESCPEEELIQTFIKKLLLMNYRARYINVNKAKEQVQVQQRDNNSEDEDTIFDNFFKEKSSSNKGTCQSDLIHPMDVQMAVFHCADGFLKQLMVTKLSQCQYALPLLVPDPVTKQIEFPLWTFRQINKSWKMRNTNNETISKSQPIYKAETPMVFFFRFGSVSSSKSQLMNSLINEKHNTFFHRNCPGSSRTRVLMDGVVEIAWFCPSGTNDDKFTDCVAFCNLHGDAGDHEKQLQILTEMASVNVVVLPQPQRNDSATKIQKLFKSKKPLICIFTEDESTVTELKKGKFKIGLKDRNQADVSEELRRAIKDCLSQSSSTFRLEDVSKYSNIRVDEEENDDCGNGREAAQQMMSLLENKDLTEIKESFLPHQGKLWHQWSQKNKELHRPQKDEIEMDISRKQTDLNKMREQQHESDISEFMKLFINEICSNAVTKKIYFLKWLEIFLDEYIAADFSTIHKYDEKWSTVVRLEENSDKFEQLTTEQTALQRKSEELQAAAFGLEHIMREIGQIYESCSSVNKNKKDLEVHFYSLPSLAAEMMISGFPLELMDGDAAHVPVIWISAVLDELVQKLGDQRVFVLSVLGLQSSGKSTMLNAMFGLEFAVSAGRCTRGAFMQLVRVSEEMKTQLNFDYILVVDTEGLCAPELAGKSTRDHDNELATFVVGLANLTLINIFGENPSEMQEILQIILQAFMRMKKVRLNPSCVFVHQNVSDVTAGEKNRKGRRRLQETLDEMAKLAAEEEVYDAECFSDVIRFDVQKDVKYFAHLWEGNPPMAPLNPKYCENIQELKETIMSHAAKSNKMMLIELKDRIKDLWEALLNERFVFSFRNSLEISAYRKLETEYSKWSWSLRSAMMETENKLHNKIENQVIHEIEETDLQGELKETSEEVEKSMSEFFEKDTDANILIQWKSSFEIKIKNVQESIVKETKRKLNEILQQRDLKKKIDAQRTNHENTLYEKSKELALKLKQKANDEETLKKEFDLFWEQSVKKIMRETPSIKDIDIITDVKRLLSDMHQGYLTVEQIKEDIEDSIFNVISYHKYIILKRSTKKEIRDTVKDPCQTVNASFGNDQSLSPADEAQIRSLVTDVVQQTDKMIQSFNISKMGYNISCVQKLTGYIKTRVTEHQTVQMKYVFKKQFFVDLDLSIFKRAKEKITDQHRLFREANDPVLYLERRREEYYSIFQKYCRGAASAAIFGEIICQKLKEPIEQSVYKKTAKDLADEMRSNCESLNGNRSNLEKHIMKTLAEEEDFDKYMNYIHNPRDHFKSFIRDEVCRYITDKFSVSVLPKMKENIELLQQKIMKAAHESTKHVQEKREDESTEHVKVNSGDVSLWLKSFTQQLSGELIFSEKDLSGVKHDNVDDFKLLEDVIRQELPAIMSDISNRFNTNTFPVNLDCKFRPDELLSDHFCRCCWVKCPFCTAICTNTIENHDGDHSVSFHRVSGINGLYYNNTDYLCTHICTSAVANSALYFYPNEAQKVLWRDYRTAGEEYARWSITSDLSELPYWKWFVCRFQKYLEKHYSKTFEGQGKIPDEWKKYTKEISLESLDKYI